The genomic segment TCGCGACGGAAAATACGTGCGAGCGCAGGAAAAACTGGCAACAGGAAAAGCCCTACCGGCTCACAGGTTCAAGGTGTGTCCCGATACTGCCTTATTTGACTCTGCTTTCCACAGGATACGAAGGGGGCTCAGAAGTGTTCTCCCCTAAGCGTCATGACTGCAGAGCTTCGAGCGCTGCGACTGTGGCCGCGGGGTCGCCCTCGTACAACAGGTGAGGTTCATCTGCCTTTGGGGGGAAGAACCGGTTGCGGTACCGCTGTAGGTCGCTCTCGGCGAAGTAGATCGCGTTTGGGTCATCAGCGTGGAACTCGTTGCGCTTGCTGATCCTCGCCCACAGTTCTTCGTGGGTGGCGGCAAGGTAGACGAGTACGGGGGTGGCGCCGGCATCGACGGCAATTGCTCGCCACTTCGATCGGTCTTCCGGAGTCCAAAAGCCGTGGTCAACGACGACATCGTGCCCGGCCTTGAGCTGATCCCGTAGGTCGATCGCCACGTCTTCCAGGACCGGCCGCTCAAGGGTAGGGAAGACACCCCTTGGGAAGTCCACTCCGTAGACGCCGTGTCGACGGAACATCTCTTCATCCGGGCACAGCCGTACGTAGCCCCGCGCGGTGAGAGCGCGGGAGAGAGTCGTCTTGCCGGAGCCGGGGAGCCCGGCCATCAGGACACAGAACGGGGGGCGCGGGGTCATCGCTCTCGTCATAATTCGGGAGATGGCGGCCATCTCCAATTCGCCTTCGGGGGTGACTGTGCCAGTCCTGCGGGCGGCCAGCAGTTTATCCAGGCGGTCTTCGAGCACGCTCGCGAGCGTGTCATCCATGACCGTCACGGAGAGACCTCCGACTCCGTGCGCCACGTTCGACCGGGGCCTCCGAGGTCCACGCCGTACTCAACGATGTTGCCTTCGCTGTCGATGAACTTGGCTGTCATCACTACCACCGGAGCCGTCGGCGGGTTGTCGGAGTCCAGTTCCAAAAGCCGCGCGTATTCCGGGGTCAGCAGCAGGGCGGACGCGGTGTCGACTCGGTGACTGATCGGATGGCCGGTCGCTTGGGCGATGAGCTGTAGCGATGTACCGCCCGTCAGGCGCTCGCTCGCTGCCAACTGAGGAATGAGCTTCCCGTAGCGAGCGGGAATCCAGGATGTGCTGTGAGCGACGATGCCGTGCCGGTCCCTATAGACCCGGCTACGGCGAACCACGTCGGAGCCGGGCTGAATGTCCAGCGCTAGCGCCACTTCATCCGGCGCCGGCACTACAGCCGCCTGGTGGGAGTCGGACCGCTCGCCTTCTCCCCAGCTAGACCCGGTGCGGCGACCTCGGTCCTGCCGCTGGGCTCCTGACGACATCGGAGTCGGCTGGTCCAGAACTTCGGTGCCGATGCCGTGGATGCCACGCACAAGCCCCTCGTTGCGCAGCTTGCGCAGGGCCTTCTCGGCTGTAGCCGTGCTCACCTTCCACTCTTCCGAGAGGTTCTTGATGCTCGGCATGAGGGTCCCTGGCTGTAGCTGACCAGACGTAATCAGCTCCGTGTAGTGAGCAGCGATTTTCGCGTACGGCGCACGATTGTCGGCCTGGCCTGCCATGACACCTGCTTCCTGTCGTCACTTCCCTGAGGTTCCCTAGCCTACTGCTTGACACCACAGGGAACCCTAGGGAACCTTAGGGATGTGCCCGCCAGTCAGATCGGTTGAGCAGCGGACACGTCGACACACCTATGTCCGCGCCCGGCGGGTCCCGCTCATGCGGGAGCCCCTTTGACCAGGGGTTACCGCGCTCGTCGGGGAGTGGTCGTTCCTTGACAACTGAATGGGGATCACGCCGCCTCTCCTCGGCCAAGTAGGCGGCTACGCGGGCTTCCGCGTGATGTACAGCGCAACCCATCCTCCGCAGCGCACTGCCGCTGCGGCCGGTTGCCTCCGCTGTTCGTCTCGTACGAGCGGCGCTGAGGGGAGCCGGGAACGTCCCGGGCTCGGGAGGAGAAGCCCATGAGCGACAACAAGGCCGTCTTCGACTTCGGGGACAACGTCACGTTCGGCGGAGACATCGTCCTGGGGGACCAGGTCGGTGTGTCCGGCGGTGTCGTCTACGGCGACGTGGTCATGGGTGGCGGTGCGAGCACCGACGCCGACGACGACGAGTAGAACCCCACCCGCCCCGCTGGGGGCGTTGCGGCCGCTTCTGTCGGCCGTGCCGCGCGCTTGCTGCGCGGCTTCCACCACGACGGCGCGCGCCCCCGGAGTTGCAGCTCCGGGGGCGCTGTTCGGGCCGTACCTACTGCTAGGGAGAGACGACCCAATGAACCACATCGTTACTGTTCAGGAGGCTGTTACTGCCTTCGAGCCGTGGATGGAGCCCACGGCCGCTGAGCTGGACGCCATCGAGCACGAGATGCCCGTCATCCTGGCGGACGTCGACCTGTTGGACGCGCAGATCGTCACCCTTGACCGAAGCCCGTCCGAGCTGGACGCACGGCGCCTTCGTCGGGCCCGCCGTAAGGCCCTGGCCGCACGCCTGACCCTCGCCAACACCGCCGCCACGGTTGCGGGGGTGGGCGCGTGAGTGCCATCGACTCGAACCTGTCGGCCGCGCACTCTGAGGTGAAGGCCGAGATCGCCCGCACCGACACCAAGACCAGTCTCCTGCTCGCCTTTGTCGGTGCGCTGCTGGCCGGGACGTGGACGGTCGCCAAGGACGCGTCCCTGTCCGTGCCCGCCTGCGTGGTGGGCAGTCTGGGGATGGCGTTGCTGCTCGCGGCGGCGGGGCTGTTGCTGTCGTCGGTACGTCCGAACCTTGGCGGTCGGCACGGCTTCCCGCTGTGGGCGACGCTCAGCGCCGAGGAGATCACCGCCGAGCTCGCCCAGGACCAGCGGGCGCGGGACATCGCTGGACTCTCCCGCATCGCGGTCGCCAAGTTCACCGGCCTGAAGCGGGCCGTTGACCTGACCCGCGCTGGCGGTGCCCTGCTCGTGCTCGCCACGCTCCTCCAGGCCGGGGGTGCGTTGGTATGAACCGCAAGGGCAAGATCCTGCTGGTCCTCGCCCTGGTCGGTGTGGTCGGCATGGCCTTTCGGGTCTCGTGGAACGCGTTGCGGGACATCGCGAACGCGGTCGGTGCCGACGAGCGGGCCGCGACGCTGTACCCGTTCGTGGTCGACGGGCTGATGGCGCTGGCCCTGGTCGCCACCCTCGTCCTGGTCGGCGACGACCGCAGGTTCGCACTGCGGGTGCTGGGCACCTACACCGTCGCCTCACTGGTCCTGAACTACGTGCATGGTCTGGTGCCGGAACTGCACGACCAGACCGTGGCCTGGGGTCGACTGGCCGACTGGGACCTGGCCAACTGGGTGCTGGTGCTGCTGGCCACGTCGCTGCCGGTCGGGTCGATCTACTTCGGATCCGATCTGGTCGCCAAGGTGCTCCACCACCGCCCCGCCCCGATCGACCCGCCGATGATGAATGCGGAGGAATCTACTGAGACCGTCGTAAAACGGTCTACGGCTGACCTGCCGGTATCGACTCCGGCGCCGATCAACCCCAGCGCGATGACGCTGCCCCGACCTGTGCCTGTCGGCTTTGTGAAGTCGACCCTTCCGGCCAAGCCGCTCCCTTCGATCGCTCCGGCTCCGGTCGTGCCGATCGAGCGGGGCGTGGTGGCTGCCGAGTCAGCCCGACCGCGTCGCGCCACCGGCCGCGTGCCAGACGCGGCGAAGCCGCGACAGCCCAAGCGCACGCCGGAACAACTGCTCGCCGAAGCACGAGCGGCGACGGCTGCTTGGCCGGACGCGAAGGTGACCGGCGAGGGCATCCGCCGCGCGATCCGCACCTCCCCGGCCAACGCCCGGGTGCTGCGGGACACGCTCCTTGCGGAGCGGGCCCGCACGGCGGGGGTGGCCACATGAGCACGCCCACCACCGCGGCGGTGAAGTCGTTCAGCTTCGGCGGGGGCTGGCAGTCCATGGCCGCCCTGGTCCTCGCCGCCCGTGGGGAGCTGGACTATCGCACGTTCTTGATGGCGAACGTCGGGGACGACTCCGAGCACCCCGGCACCCTCGCTTACCTCAAGCAGTACGCCCTCCCCTACGCCAAAGCCCACGGCCTTGAGCTGGTCGTCCTGGATCGGGTGATGAAGCGCTCAGGCGAGGTCCGCACCCTGTTCCAGGACCTCACCCGCGAGGGCTCGCGGTCGCTGAAGATCCCGGTACGGATGTCGAACGGGGCCCCCGGCACCCGCTCGTGCACGGCTCAGTTCAAAATCAAGGTCGTTGGCGACGAACTCAAGCGCCGCGGTGCCACCAAGGACGCCCCGGCCACGGTCGGGATCGGCATCAGCCTCGATGAGATTCACCGGGCGAACAAACGGCGCTGCGAGCCGCACGAGGTCATCGAATACCCGCTGCTGGAACGCGGTATCCGACGGATCGACTGTGCCCGGATCATCCGCAGCGCGGGCCTACCGGTGCCGCCGAAGTCCTCGTGCTGGTTCTGCCCCTTCAAGCGGCCGGAAGCCTGGCACGACATGCGTCGCGACGAGCCGGAGCTGTTCGAGCGGGCGTGCCAGCTCGAAGAGCTCTTGAACCGCCGCCGCGACGAACTCGGCAAGGACCACGTCTGGCTGACCCGGTTCAACCGGCCGCTACGGGCCGCGATCCCGGATGGCGTGGACACGCTGCCGTTCGACGAATTCGACTCCGGCTGTGACTCCGGCTGGTGCATGACCTGACCTCCGCTTCATCCCCTCGTGCGGGGCCTCTGCGCGCCCCGCACCTCCCCTCTCTGCCTCTCCTAGGAGTGAGTGATGGGCAAGCCCGACACGCGCCACCTCGACCGCCAGATACGCGAGACGACCCGCAAGCTCGACGCCGCCCGGCAGCGCCAGATGTGGCCGCTGAACGGCCGTGAACGCCGCGCCATCCTCGCCGCTATGACCAGCGTTTCCGTCAAGGTGGCGCGGCACAAGAGCACCGATCGCGACGTCACGAAGGCCGACCAGGCGTGGGAGTCGGCCGCGACCCGGCTTCAGGCGGAGATCACCGCCCTGGAGACGGAGCGGCAGAACGCCGTGAACGCGGCCGCTGCTGAGAAGGCGGCCAAGACCGCGAAGAAGTCCTCGGGGTGGTGGTGACCGTGGCTGCCAAACCGGCGCCTCCCGGTGAGTGCCCGCAGTGCTGGGCGCACGCCCACGACAAGAGCATCCACAAGGCCCTCAAGGGCGAGCAGTGCCAGCCCTGCCTGGACCACATGAACAACGGCCACCCCGTCCTCGTGCCCAAGAAGCCGTCCAGCTGGTGGTGACCACCCCCGCCCCTGCTCTTCCCCCTCGCCTTCCCGCCCCGTCCGGGGCAGTCAGGAGTGATGCCGTCATGAGCGGCAACGTCGTACCCCTGCACAAAACCCCCGCCCCGCCCGACACCGAACCGGGCCCGAACCTCACCGTGGTGCCCGAGCCCGCCCCGGCGCCCGTCGTGCCGCTGTGGGTGCGCTCCGGGCGCGCCGTGCGGCACGCGGTCACCCACGAACGCACCCGTGAGGCGGGCCGGTTGGCCGTGCGGCACGGCATGTACGTGGTCGGCGGCACCCGCATCGTCACCCGTCGTACGTGGGACGGCCGCACCGGCGCCCGCTACGAACGCCTCCTCCGCGCTGCCGAGGCCACCGGAAACTACGAGGTGGCCGCGGAGTGGGAGGAGCGGCTGCAGCGCTTCCGCGAAGCCCGTCACCGCCGCCGCATGGACCTCCTCAAGTCCCCCGTGGACGTGGCCAAGGGACTCGCGGTCGGGACCGGCGCCGGCATCGGCACGCTCGTCGGACTCGGGGTCGTGCTGGCCATCGCCAACGAGGACATCGCCGATGTCCTCACGCCGTTGCTGGCGGTCATCGAGTTCATCCGGCTCCTGATTACCATCGTCTCCGTCGTCTGGGGCCCCGCCCTCAAGGTCGGGCCGCTGCTGGTGCTGCTCGCGCTGTGGAGCGTGGGCCGCAAGCAGCAAGCCGCACCGAACTGGGTCCTGCCCGCCACCGTCCGATCCGGTGAGGGTGAGCCGATCACTCCCTCGATCGTCGTCAAGGCTCTGCGGGACCTGGGCATCGCCCCGCTGAAGAGCGCCATTAAGGAGATGGGCGACGCGGGCGCGGCGATGCTGGGGCCCATCCGGATCGCCGGATGCGGCGTGGAAGTCGACGTGACCCTGCCCTCTGGGGTGTCGACGAACGAGGTTCAGCAGCGGCGGCGCAAGCTTGCCGAGAACCTGACCCGGCACGAGCACGAGGTGTTCATCACCATCCCCGAAGCCGCCCGCACCGTGCGGCTGTGGATCGCCGACTCGGGTGCGTTGGATGAGCCGATCGGCCCGTCTCCGCTGGTCACCGACGAGACGATGACCGCGAACTATAAGACTGGCAAGGCGCCGTGGGGTCAGGACCTGCGCGGCGACGCGGCAGAGCTGAGCGTCTACCAACGGCACCTGCTCATCACTGGACGCTCGAACCAGGGCAAGACCGCTGCTCTGCGCGCCATCGCGCTGTGGCTGGCGCTCGACAAGTCCGTGCAGTTCTGGATCGCCGACCTCAAGGGCGTCGGAGACTGGAGCATGTTCGACGGCATCGCCGACGTCCTCATCGAGGGCCCCTCCGACGACCACGTCATCCAGGCGACCGAGATGGTCGAAGCCGCGGTGGAAGAGATGAACCGCCGTATCGAGGTACGCCGCAACGACCCGGCCGCGACGTTCCCGCCGCTCATCGTCAATGTCGACGAAGCACAGGTCGCGTTCATGTGCCCGGCCATCGGCGACGACAAGCGGCCCTACGGCGGCTCCAAGGCCGCATCCCGGTACTTCATGGCCGTCCGCAAAATCCACAACCAGGGACGCGCGGTCGACGTGCTGATGTGGCAGGGCACCCAGGACCCGACCAACGAGAACCTGCCCAAGCTCGTCCGCGAGGGCGCACACACCCGCGCCTCCCTCGTACTGGGCACCGACACCCAGTCCCGGATGGCCCTCGGTGACAAGGCCGTGGACGACGGTGCGGCCCCGCACCTGCTGCGTCAGGGCCTGGACAAGGGCACCCTCGTCGTCGCCTCGGACGGCATCGACCTTCCCAAGGGCCAGTCGTTCATCACGGTGCGCACGCACTTCATCGACGACGAACCGGCCGTTGAGATCGCCGCACGAGCCAAGGCACTGCGGGACGGGATCGCGACCGTGCACGCCATCAACCCGGGCGAGCAGCGCGACCCGCTCGCCGACATCGCCGACGTGTTCGGCGACGCCCCGCGGCTGCGCACCAACGAGGTGCTGAAGCGGCTGCACGCGCTGGACCCGAAGTTCTACGGCGACCAGTGGACCAACGACCGGCTCAAGCGCGAGCTGGAGGAGCACGGCGAGGAGCCGAAGAAGTCCCACGGGGTCATGGTCGTCCACCGCGATCACGTCCTGCGGGCCCTCGCCAACCGCGACAACAACGGTTCCGCTTCCCCCGTCGGATAGCGGGGAGCCGAGGCCGCCCGGTCCGGGGAGGCGGGGAGAACTCCCCAACCGCCTCCCCGGGCCGCCTCCCCCGCTCTGATCAGCGAAAACACCACTTCGGGGAGGCGGGGAGGCGTGCAGGTCAGCACCCCTGAAACCCCCTCCACAGCACCCCCGGCAGGGGGTGCCTGTGCCTCCCCGACCACTGTCGTGAAGGGATTCCGCATGCACCCCGACACCACCCCCGAGACGGGTGCCACGGGCGCCGGTCTGAGCGAAGCACAGGCCGAAACGGAGGCGCGGCGGATCATCGCCGACGCCTACCGCGACACCACCCCCGTCGCCCAGCCCGGACGGCCGCCGATGAGTCAGGGCGCCACCGACGCCAGCGTGCTCCTGCTCGCCGGGGGCGCCACCACGGTCATGGTCGGCGGCACGGCCGGTGTGCTGATGTACGTCTCGCAGTTCGCCGACCCGATCGTCTGCGGACTCGTCTTCGGCGCCCCGAGCTTCCTCGTGCTCGCCCTGGCCCGCCTCGCCCGACGGGCCAAGCCCGCCCCGGACATCCACCACCACTACGCCGGTCCGGTCCATCAGGACCAGCGCACCGTCCACAGCCGCACGAGCGGCGTGTGGGCCAAGACCCGTAACCAGCACTGACCAGCCACGGAAGGGAAGCCCACTGTGAGCAGCGGACAACACTGCAAGACCATCCGCTACATCGCCCCGACGGAGGCGTACGCGCTGGCCCCGAGCATCCTCAGCGAGATCGGTTGGACGACGCGCACTGTCGCCGACGCGGAGTGCTTCGACGAGTTGGAGCGGGAGTACTACCTGCGCAAGGCCGCGCTGCTCGACCGCATCGCGCTGCTGGATGAGCCCGACCTGTTCAGTGACGGTGACGTCACGGAGACCGCGCTCGCCGCGGCCCTGATGCTGCTGGACATCGACCGGCCGCACCTCGCCGCGCACCTCGCGGCAGAGGGTGAGAAGGACCCGCGCGGCTACGTCCGCCAGCAGTACGAACGGCAAGCCGTCTGTGTCTGCGACGACCCCGGCGAAGGCCCCTGCTTCCTGCACCCCGACCGCTAGCTACGCCAAGGGCGGCCCCCTCGTCTCGCCAAAGTCGCGGGGCCGCCCTTGTCACCAGCACCTATCAGAACTGGAGACATCCAGCATGACGCAACCGACCGACATCCGGCGAGAGAGCCTGCTCACCGCCGCTGTGAACGCTGCGGAACGGGGATGGTGCGTCTTCCCGCTCCGTCCCGGCACCAAGCGGCCCGCGCTGCACGGCGAGGCCGCCTGCCCGCGCACGGGCCCGTGCGCCGACGGGCACCGCAAGTGGGAGCAGCGGGCCACGACCGACGTGGACCGTATCCGGTCCACCTGGTCGCACGCCCCGTACAACGTCGGCATCGCCACCGGTCCCTCCCGCCTGCTCGTCGTCGACCTGGACATGCCGAAGGACAACGGCAGTGCGGACGCGCCTTGCGGCGCGACGACCTTCACGGCGCTCTGCGAGCGCGCCGGGCATGCCGTCCCCGACACCTACCGGGTCCGGACTGCGAGCGGCGGGCAGCACCTGTACTTCACCGCGCCCGACAGCGTCCGTCTGGCCAACACGGCGGGCACCATCGCCCCGTTGGTCGACACCCGAGCGTGGGGTGGCTACGTTGTCGCTGCGGGCAGCACCACCCCTTCCGGAAGCTACGAAGCTCTCAGCGGCCCTCTGGCGGCCCCGGTGCCGTCCTGGTTGCTGAGCATTCTCAAACCGGCCCGCAAGGCCGTACAGGCCCCTTCTGTGGCCGTAACGGCACAATCCCGCCGATACGCTGACACGGCGCTCGCCAATGAGACGCGCACCGTCAGCGGGGCCCAACGCGGGGAGCGCGAGGCGAAGTTGTTCGCGGCGGCGCGAGCCCTGGGGCGGTTCATCGCGTGGGGCGACCTCCCCCGAGCACGGGTGGAGGCTGCTCTTCAGGAGGCGGGGGAGGCCACGGGACTGCCCGCGTCACAGTGCCGCTCGACTCTGCGCAGCGCGCTCAACTGGTCCATCGCCCACAACCCGCAGCGCCGGACGACGGCATGAGTGCCCCCAACCGCCCCCGCCTGAAGAGCATTCCGCCCACCCCGACCGGCCCGCGCCCCGCCCAACAGCGTGGGCCGCGCCCGACCGTGGGCGCCCCGAAGGGCGTCGCCGAAGGCGTCCCCATTGCTGTTCGCCCTGACCCGCAGGCTGGCGACGGACGGTACGCCATCGCGTGGCTGCACATCTGCGCCCCGCGCGGCGCGGTGCCCACCGCCACCTCGCGGTGCGAGTGCGGCCGTGACCGCAGTGCGGTCGGCCTCTTGAAGGTGCTCTCACTGATCACCGAGCACAAGAACCACCGCGACGCATGCCCCCTGCGCAACCCCCAGGAAGGAAGGGCCGCCGCATGAGCGAGACCATCGACGGCGCGGCACTGCTCGATGAGGTGGAGGCCTTCCACCGCCGCTTCAACGTCTTCCCGACGGAGGCCGCCTACGTCGCCGTGGCGCTGTGGGACGCGCACGCCCACCTGCTCGACTGCTTCGAGTCCACCCCGCGCCTGGCTTTCCTCTCCCCCGAGCCGGGTTCCGGCAAGTCCCGGGCACTGGAGATCGTGGAAACGCTCGTGCCGAACGCGATGGCCGCTGTCGACGCCTCCGCCGCCGCCCTCTTCCGCGCGGTCTCGGGCGTCGACGGCCAGCGGCCCACGATCCTCTTCGACGAGATCGACACCATCTTCGGCCCAAAGGCCGGGGAGAACGAACAACTCCGAGGGTTCATCAACGCGGGCCACCGCCGCAATCGACCCATGTTCCGCTGCGTGGGCGACGGCGCCAACCAGACCGTGCAGGCCTTCCACTCCTACACCGCTGTCGCCGTGGCCGGGCTCGGCTCTCTACCGGACACGATCCTGACCCGCTCGGTCGTCATCCGCATGCGGCGCAGGGCTCGGAACGAGAAGGTCGAGCCCTACCGCACCCGTATCCACGAGAAAGAGGGCTTCGCCCTGCGCGATCGGCTCGCCGCGTGGGCAGAGCAGGTCTCCGAGCGCGTGATGGGCGCCTGGCCGGAGATGCCCGAGGGCATCACGGACCGGCCGGCCGACGTCTGGGAGCCCCTGCTCGCCATCGCGGACGCGGCAGGCGGCGCCTGGCCGGAGCGGGCCCGCGCGGCATGCATGACCCTGGTCAAGGCGGCTCAGACCACGGACAAGCACAGCGTCGGAATCCGGCTGCTCACCGACCTGCGCGACCACGTCCTGATCGGTGTGGACAAGCTGCCCACCATCGCGATTCTCGACCGGCTCAACGCCCTCGACGACGCCCCGTGGGCCGACCTCGACGGCAAGCCCCTCGACAACCGGCGGCTCGCCAGGATGCTCGGGGAGTACATGACCGTCGACAACACGCCGGTCAAGTCCCGCAACATCCGCACGGCGGGCGGTGTCTTCAAGGGCTTCCACGCTGAGGATCTGGCCGACGCATGGGCACGGTACTGCCCGCCCCCTGCCCAGGAATCCGCTACATCCGCTACGCCGCTACAGCCCAGCTCAGAGCCCCTGAATCTGTAGCGGCACCCCAGCGTGTAGCGGCTACGCCCGCTACGCCGTAGCGCATGCGTAGCCGCTACACGCCACCCCTCCGCTACAAAAACGCCCCCGCTGACCTGCGATGTAGCGCTGTAGCGGATGTAGCGGACTTCCGAGAACGGGGCCAAGCGCCCCGCCATGACGATGCCTCCCCGAAGGAGTCGACCGTGGCCCGCCCCCAGATGCTCAAACTCCCCGAAGTCCTCGACGAAATCGGCATGAGCCGCGCCGCCTTCTACCGCATGCGCGCCCGTGGTCAGGCCCCCCGCCTCCGCAAGCTCCCCAACGGCCAACTCCGGGTCAGCCGCTCGGATTTGGACCGTTGGTGGGAGTCCTGCGAGCAGAGCGCCGCCTGAGTCAACCCTGCGTACAGGCGCCCGCCACCGGCCTGCCGAGGCGGGCGCCGCTTCACCTGGAGAGACATGCTCACATACGACGTCGTCTTTTGGTCCATCCGTAAACGCTCAGGCCGGCCGAAGCCGTGGGAGCTCCGTTGGCGGGTCGGGGCCGAGCCGCACTCGAAGAGCTACAAGCTCAAACCCCAGGCCGAAGGCCGCCTGTCGGAACTGATGACGGCCCTTCGGGAAGGGCAGCAGTTCGACGTGGAGACGGGTCTGCCCGCCCGAGAGTTGGCCACCCTCTCCATGCCCACATGGTTCGACCACGCCAAGGCATACGCCGTCATGAAGTGGCCCGGCGCGGCAGCAAAGCACCGAGCGAGCATCGCGGAATCCCTGGCAGTCGTGACCCCGGTGTTCGTCAGCACGAACAAGGGGCGCCCGGACCCCAAGATCCTGCGCGCCGCCCTCTACCAGTGGGCCTTCCGTGCAGCCCTGTCTGAGGGCGGCGAGCACGTCGCACGCTGCGAGGCCGAGGACGTGCCCGAGGAGATCAAGCGCGCCCTCGACTGGATCGCGAAGAACTCACTGAAGGTCGACGAGGCGGCCCAGCCCGAACGCGTCCGCGCCGCCTTCGCCGCGCTCTCGAAGTTGCTCAACGGGAAGCAGGCTGCGGAGAACACTGCCAACCGCAAGCGCATGGTCCTGAGCAACGCCTTTCGCTACGCAGTCGAAGAGCGCGCCCTGCTCACCCGCCACCCGTTCCTCGCCGTCGACTGGTCCGCTCCCGCTTCGTCGGACGAGGTGGACTTCCGCTACGTCCCGGGGCCCAAGCTCGCC from the Streptomyces venezuelae genome contains:
- a CDS encoding tyrosine-type recombinase/integrase; this translates as MLTYDVVFWSIRKRSGRPKPWELRWRVGAEPHSKSYKLKPQAEGRLSELMTALREGQQFDVETGLPARELATLSMPTWFDHAKAYAVMKWPGAAAKHRASIAESLAVVTPVFVSTNKGRPDPKILRAALYQWAFRAALSEGGEHVARCEAEDVPEEIKRALDWIAKNSLKVDEAAQPERVRAAFAALSKLLNGKQAAENTANRKRMVLSNAFRYAVEERALLTRHPFLAVDWSAPASSDEVDFRYVPGPKLARKLLDAVAQQGPRGRHLLAFFGSIYYVATRPGEAVTLRKKDFILPPEDEPGAWGEVLVSESHPEVGSGWTDGGKSHDERGLKHRARNAVRSVPMPPAYVRMIRAHIKEFGVADDGRLFRAARNGRVTSNEYCDVWNAAREQALSPEEAKTDMADVPYCLRHAAVSFWIKSGVDPVEVAYRAGHSVAVLYRFYAKILKGASEHANRLIQKAFEAEDSG